One part of the Lathamus discolor isolate bLatDis1 chromosome 23, bLatDis1.hap1, whole genome shotgun sequence genome encodes these proteins:
- the SP1 gene encoding LOW QUALITY PROTEIN: transcription factor Sp1 (The sequence of the model RefSeq protein was modified relative to this genomic sequence to represent the inferred CDS: inserted 1 base in 1 codon) — protein MSDQESPEEMAAMKAEKGEGDASSTGSAEAQESQPSPLALLAATCSRIESPNENSNSSQGQPGGSSELDLTAAAAQLAQSANGWQIISAGSSTPTGSKEPGTNGTNGGDGAKSRPVSAGQYVVTAASGLQNQQVLAGLPGVIPNIQYQVIPQFQTIDGQQLQFATAAAPAQVNVQQDASGQLQIIPGTNQQILTGRAGTSNLIAMPNLLQQAVPIQGVGLANNALSGQAQYVANVPVALNGNITLLPVNSVAASLAPTSQTVTLSSSSSPESSSQPATSGSAISSSATATSQASSGAFFTNANSYSSTTTTGNAGIMNFSTSTTVGSTVKRRRPQRVSSVQSSDSLQSQVSGVPLQSGQQKEGDQSQQSQQILIQPQLVQGGQTIQALQTTPLSGQTFATQAISQDTLQNLQLQAVPNSGPIIIRTPTVGPNGQVSWXTIQLQNLQVQNPQAQTITLAPMQGVSLGQTGSTSTTLTPIASLPSGTVTVNAAQLSSVPGLQTINLSALGASGIQVHQLQGLPLAIANAVGESGFGGPLLVLAPSPGGGTGSWKPRRLPGVRLLLGPRGGGKGAGAELALGGVWLVEAVSGASAALFQAVAAAARLMGLSRSLEFRSGDICPGGSSLLFAPP, from the exons ATGAGCG ACCAGGAGAGCCCCGAGGAGATGGCGGCGATGAAGGCCGAGAAGGGCGAGGGAGACGCGAGCAGCACGGGCAGCGCCGAGGCGCAG GAATCTCAGCCCTCCCcgctggccctgctggccgcCACCTGCAGCCGGATCGAGTCTCCCAATGAGAATTCCAACAGCTCCCAGGGCCAGCCGGGCGGCAGCAGCGAGCTGGACCTCACGGCAGCCGCTGCCCAGCTCGCGCAGTCGGCCAATGGCTGGCAGATCATCTCCGCGGGCTCCAGCACCCCCACGGGCTCCAAGGAGCCCGGCACCAACGGCACCAACGGCGGCGACGGCGCCAAGAGCCGCCCGGTGAGCGCGGGGCAGTACGTGGTGACGGCCGCCTCGGGCCTGCAGAACCAGCAGGTGCTGGCGGGGCTGCCGGGCGTCATTCCCAACATCCAGTACCAGGTGATCCCGCAGTTCCAGACCATCGACGGGCAGCAGCTCCAGTTCGCCACCGCGGCGGCGCCGGCGCAGGTGAACGTGCAGCAGGACGCGTCCGGGCAGCTCCAGATCATCCCCGGCACCAACCAGCAGATCCTGACGGGCCGCGCGGGGACGAGCAACCTCATCGCCATGCCCAACCTGCTGCAGCAGGCCGTGCCCATCCAGGGCGTGGGGCTGGCCAACAACGCGCTCTCGGGGCAGGCCCAGTACGTGGCCAACGTCCCCGTGGCTCTGAACGGGAACATCACCTTGCTGCCCGTCAACAGCGTGGCCGCCAGCCTGGCGCCCACCTCGCAGACCGTCACGttgagcagctccagctccccggagagcagctcccagccggCCACCTCCGGCTCTGCCATCAGCTCCAGCGCCACGGCCACATCGCAGGCCAGCTCCGGAGCCTTCTTCACCAACGCCAACAGCTAttccagcaccaccaccaccggCAACGCGGGCATCATGAATTTCTCCACCAGCACCACGGTGGGCAGCACCGTCAAGCGCAGACGCCCCCAGAGGGTCAGCAGCGTCCAGAGCTCGGactctctgcagagccaggttTCTGGGGTGCCTTTGCAGTCGGGGCAGCAGAAAGAGGGGGATCAGAGTCAGCAGTCGCAGCAGATCCTGATCCAGCCGCAGCTGGTGCAGGGGGGGCAGACGATCCAAGCCCTCCAGACCACGCCGCTCTCCGGGCAGACCTTTGCCACTCAAGCCATCTCGCAGGACACCCTGCAGAACCTGCAGCTCCAGGCCGTGCCCAACTCGGGGCCCATCATCATCCGCACCCCGACGGTGGGTCCCAACGGGCAGGTGAGCT CAACCATCCAGCTCCAGAACCTGCAGGTCCAGAACCCCCAGGCGCAGACAATCACCCTGGCCCCCATGCAGGGAGTGTCGCTGGGGCAGAcgggcagcaccagcaccacgCTCACCCCCATCGCCTCCCTCCCCAGCGGCACCGTCACCGTCAACGCTGCCCAGCTCTCCTCCGTGCCCGGCCTCCAGACTATAAACCTCAGTGCCTTGGGAGCGTCCGGCATCCAGGTCCACCAGCTCCAGGGGCTGCCTCTGGCCATTGCCAACGCTGTCGGTGAGTCGGGATTTGGGGGTCCCCTCTTGGTTCTTGCTCCATCACCGGGCGGAGGGACCGGGAGCTGGAAACCGCGTCGCCTGCCTGGGGTCAGGCTGCTGTTGGGGCCACGTGGAGGTGGCAAAGGGGCTGGTGCTGAGCTCGCTCTGGGGGGGGTTTGGCTCGTGGAGGCCGTCAGTGGGGCCTCAG CAGCGTTATTCCAGGCTGTTGCTGCAGCCGCTCGGCTCATGGGATTATCCCGATCCTTGGAATTCCGGAGCGGAGACATCTGCCCCGGCGGGAGCTCGCTCCTGTTTGCACCCCCGTGA